Below is a genomic region from Ziziphus jujuba cultivar Dongzao chromosome 7, ASM3175591v1.
ATTTGTCAGCTTATCCTAATATTTACCACCTACGATTTTCAATCTTATTCGGCAATTCACCACTTTCAATCGCcaacttattaaaaataaaaataaaatttattccaCGAATATCATTCATTGACCAAGTCAAAGGTCCACGTAACCTTTTTGCCAATTTGGAAGTCTACAAACGCTCTGGTCGTAACGGTACGCGTTCATATTGCTTTCTTTTAGGAACCGGGTTCCGCCAACTCAACGCCAAAAATAGTTGAATGACCAGTGCTCCTCGGCTGGTCACCCTTCACATTACCATATTTACCCCTCGCTTGGCGCGCCGTACAACGTCTTGGGTAATACTACGGACGTTTGGCAATACATAAAAGCTCTTAACTAACCAACGTGGCGCAACATGATTAGTTCTCCAACCAACTACTAATATAATATCAAAGAAACGGGtgtataagaaaaaagaaaaaagaaaaaaaaaatttctatctgGGACGAAACAACTCCACCGGATCAACCCCAACATTTCCCGGCAGAAGTAAAGAAATTTATCGGAAGCAAGTATATCAATCGTTTTCTCAAGATTTCTCCAATTGTGGGTCCATTACAAACCTTTAAATTGGTAAGCAAGCTCAAGCATTTTGCTTTTTGAtattatagaaatataaatttccTCTGAGCTCAGCTtccctttttttaatataatttaatattctccTAATGTTTTAATCGGTCTTACTCTTTCAATCTTTCGGTTGCCTTCACATTTGGGTTTTTTCCTTTATTCCTTTTTGCActtaaaaaatgattataatattcacttttctctctttattttttgatatcaGGAGGGTCTTTTAGTTTTGATGAGAGCAGAATCCGATGATGAAGAAGAGCTCGTCCAGAGGAGGCCGTATATTCTCGGAAGAGATAAGCTCCCGCGGACAGAAATTCAATAGGCTAAAGAACTCCGAAGACAACGATGCCGAAGATCACTACAACGTAACCAATCATCGTTACAGCGACGCCTCTAGTCCTCTCGATGGCGGAGATTTACCAATGAATTCCGACGAAGCATCCCTTTCTCCTTTCTCCAAATCTCCATGGTCCACACACACCCATCATGATCATATGAATCCACCAGATGGCAACAATTCCTCGTCTAATGTTCTATTGGGTTCGCTTGTCCGTGAAGAAGGCCATATATACTCCTTAACTGCCTCGGGTGATTTGTTGTATACCGGGTCGGATAGCAAGAACATTCGGGTCTGGAAGAACCAGACGGAATATTCGGGTTTCAAATCGAATAGTGGTTTGGTTAAAGCCATTGTCATTTCGGAGGAAAAAATATTCACGGGTCATCAAGATGGAAGGATCCGAGTTTGGAAGGTTTCGGGTAAGAACGATACGAGTCATAAGCGGGTGGCCACACTTCCGACTTTGAAGAATTACATCAAATGCTCGATGAAACCGAGCAACTACGTCGAAGTGAGAAGAAATCGTAGCGTCTTGTGGATCAAACACTTCGACGCCATTTCCTGCCTCAGCCTGAGCGAAGACGGAACGTTGCTTTACTCATCTTCCTGGGACAAAACCTTCAAAGTCTGGAAAATCTCCAATTTCAAGTGTTTAGAATCCGTAACAGCTCACGACGACGCCGTTAACTCTCTCATCACCGGTTTAAACGGTTTGGTTTTCACCGGTTCGGCCGATGGAACAGTCAAAGTTTGGCGGAGAGAGTTACAAGGCAAAGTGACAAAGCATTTCTTTTCCCAAACATTGTTGAAGCAGCAATGCGCCGTGACGGCACTGGCTTT
It encodes:
- the LOC107424740 gene encoding protein JINGUBANG, translated to MMKKSSSRGGRIFSEEISSRGQKFNRLKNSEDNDAEDHYNVTNHRYSDASSPLDGGDLPMNSDEASLSPFSKSPWSTHTHHDHMNPPDGNNSSSNVLLGSLVREEGHIYSLTASGDLLYTGSDSKNIRVWKNQTEYSGFKSNSGLVKAIVISEEKIFTGHQDGRIRVWKVSGKNDTSHKRVATLPTLKNYIKCSMKPSNYVEVRRNRSVLWIKHFDAISCLSLSEDGTLLYSSSWDKTFKVWKISNFKCLESVTAHDDAVNSLITGLNGLVFTGSADGTVKVWRRELQGKVTKHFFSQTLLKQQCAVTALALNPEATFVYSGSSDGMVNFWERERSLSHGGVLKGHTLAVLCLATAGSLVVSGSADMSICVWRRTGSDHICLSMLMSHTGPVKCLAVQKDHGSPPEDQRWILYSGSLDKSVKMWRVSEKVASVEQPPPAKPMSSTSSFSAMARIGSRRH